The window ACATCTCGAGAATCTATGTTGATGCATTTCACACTGTTACATGCATTCGGTACAGTCTATATGCCGAGTATACGACCTTCcgctttgatcatccaccttAAAGAGATAATATCGCTGTTACAAATAAGCCTACTACCCATAGAAGAACATGGGAAATCTCGAGGAGCAGAAGGTAAAAAGAAGGAATCAGATATAATCGAGTCGCCGAAATCACCAGGCGAGGAAGAGCATCTCCTGGGACTAGGACTAGGTATTGGTAAAGCAGGTGATCACCGGGACACGACTAGGAAGACGAGTCGACACTCTTCACGTGATCACACAACGCATAGTGATGGAAGTATGAGTTACGATGGCTGGTGGAAGTTGTGGGATGTCACGGCGGATTGTAAAGAGATTGGAGAGATGGAATGTTATGGTCAGCCCCTATTCAACTCCTCATTGTTGCGACAAGTCGGAGGAGACACTGATACTGTCACTCCCTTTGCAATATCCATAGACGGTCATTACTTAGCCATGATCGAGCAGTGAGTAGGATTGAAGCTAAACCACGTATCCCATTATCTATCATTTCGTCTATACCCCATCTTACCCTGATCATTGTATTACTCCGTCCACAACTGATATCTGCACCTCATTTGCAGTGTGATCCGCCTATCGCTCTTTCCAACCTATCGCAATTCTATTAAGACCgctccttccacttctcaCCCGTCAGCCTACTTCCACCCTAAAACACCTAATCCTCATATCAAACATCACCACCATGGTTCCGTGAAGCACATCGGGAAAGCACAAAGTCCAATACTGGGTATAGATATCCCAGCTGTCCCTGTTCCGTCATTCGCTAAGAGGATATACACGTATATCTACCGGGATTTCATAGAGTGCTGGTTGGATTGGGAGCTGAGGGTAAATACAATGATACAGTTTAACGAGGTTGGTGAGTGCAAAATCCACCTAAAATCTCGATCATCGGTCGATATGCTCCTCGTGTCTTTTTACAAAACATGCTCAACAGAAGCGACCATGCTGACCGTTAACCGTAGGCAAAGCAACCCATGTACGCGATGTGATTGATGTCCGAGACTTGGTGGAATGCTTCGTCCCGTTCGCTAAACGATTACATCTGATCACGACTGTAACGGGCTTTATCACTAGCCTGATTGGGGTTGTTATCTTGACCTCTTTGGCGGGTAATGACCAAGCTGTGGAAGTCGTCAAGCAGGGTAAGATTATTAGCGTATCTCTGCCTACCCGAGTGATGGAGAAGGGCGGTATCATGACCCATGGTGTGGGCTATGACGCTAGGACTGAAAAGGATAGAGATAGCAAACCCTCAGCGTCAGGTGAGAACACCATCCATTCACCCTCTTATGGGCTTTGTGTCGTGACTTGTGATATCCCAGAATTCAGACAGCTGACAATGGAATGTCATATGTAACGTATAGAGGAAAAACCATCACTCAATAgtaccaaatcatcctcttctgcacCTATGCGTATCAAATCACCTACCATGGATCCTCAATCTCGTTCAAGAAAGATGAGTGCCCCTACTCTCATGACCAGTACACATAATACACTagggttggaaggtgtttcGCCGCCTGCTTCGGTGCAAGAGGGTAATAGTCAGAGCACAGCGGTCACCAGTGTCGACCAAGATTCAGCTTGAGATTGGAAGCTGAGTTGAAAGCTGTGCAGGCTGTATCGTCCCGGTTGTATAAGATAATGTAAGATTGTATGCTATGCCTCTTGATCTCCTGTAACATCTTTGGTGAATGGCATGCCATTCCATTGTTGTCCTGGCCTCTTCTACCGATAGCACCCGGGCTAAATGTTTATTGACCTGCCCTTCCATCGGCTACCTCCCTGCGAGTACCCACCTGTCTACAGCGGCAGTTGGCTCAACATCATGCTTGCGTATATACACGGGAGGGAAAGACGACTGGAGTGATCGATGGGGGATGAATCACTCGCTGTACAGAGCATTACAGGTGAAAGTGCCACATCCGATATgaaaatgatatatgatgtatCACCGCACTTCGTTTCAATTCACCCACACCACCGTACAAAACTACATGACCTTTGCCTCTGTTTTTTTCACCTTGACTTCATCTCTTATCACGAGTGACACCACAAGCATCATGAACGGAGGTGTAGGTCTGCCCACCGCTAgagggaggtgagtcatcggTTCATGCCATGCAATTGACTTGGCTCAAACCAAATATCCGGTCACTAGTGGAACCAACGGATACGTCTCGCGAAACACCGCTCATCTCAAGATCAGAGATGGTCCACCTTCAGGACCGTATGGAGGAAGTAGGTATGGGGGTTACGATGAACCTAAGGGACCACCTGTGCATCGAGCTCCGGATCAAGGGATATTGGAGCacgagaggaagaggaggatagaggtgaaagtgatggaattgagggatgagctggaagagaaagggtgagtgggatgacTGTCTTCTGCGTTAATCTTTGCAGAAGTCTTTTCAGAGGCAGGGAATTATTACGAGTTCTCATGGTGTCTCTATACTCCACTACCCTCTTTCATACCGAACGATTTCATCTTAATTCCTACCCCTTCATTCCGTTATCATTCAGTTGTCTCATAACCACCCCCTCATTCCTTTgcatccatcttcaccgcAATTATGAAGCATTCGGTACCTCTCTATACCTTCACAGGCCACCGGATGATATTATAAACGTTGCGAATAATAAAAATATTTAGGGAGGTAGTCTTTAAGTCCGCTTTTCTCTGTTTGATAATCTTTTGTGGGATCTGCGGCCCGTGGCTATCAGACATTATTATTATAAACTAGTAGAGATGGCCAGACATGAATGTCACGACATCGTATagatatgatgctgatcaaTCCTGCTTTACTGTTAGTCTCGACGAAGATGCAATTGACGAAGCGTGTGGAACACTTCGATCGAAACTCTCTTCCGCCAATTTACCTGTACCTCGAAGTCGTCCTACCGACTCGCATTCGATCGCTGCCGCAAAGGAAGCCGAGATGTCCCGCATGCAGCGTGCATTGGGggtatcgatcaatcacGTAGAAGGCAAGGCGTTCCAGCGGgagactgaagaagagagggcAGCTAGATTagcagagaaggaagagagggagagggcTAGGGTGGAAGCTGCTTTacagagggaaagagaggctgagaagaggaagaaggaatgggaggagaaagagagactGAGACGAAGGGAGGAGTATAAGAGGTACGTGTCTGTCGTTCAGTGTAACACGTAGGAAATTGTGCTGATTCCAAGATCGAATAGACAACAAGAAGCGTCGAAACCGAGATCAAGGGATGATTCGCCgccgaggagaaggagagacgATTCACCTCCTCGtcgagaaagagatgattcTCCACCTAGACGAAGATATAGATCACCATCCGCATCTCGCTCGCCTCCTCCTGCTCGTAGAAGACGACCTCCATCCGATTCTCGATCTCCCCCTCCCCGACGTCCTCGTTCACCCTCTGATTCTCGCTCTCCTGCCCCTCGTCGAAGGGCATCACCCTCTCCACCTCCTCGAGCTGCCCGACGTTATAGCTCATCACCTCCCCGCGGTAGGCTTTCAGAGTCAAGGTCTCGttcaccaccacccagaGGAGCTAGATCGCCCGACTCGAGATCTgtctcaccaccacctagaCGCAGAAGGTATTCATCAGATTCCAGATCACCTCCGCCAAAGAGGGCGAGAGCTGATTCTGAGGATActaggagcaggagcaggagcaggagtgTGACGCCTAGGAGTGTGAGGAGTCTTACTCCTGAaccaagtaagaagagaGTCGATGAGTATACGCCGTAAAAGTGAGCAGAAACCAGATGAGAGGGATAGTGAAATATGTAACTTGAATATCTTATCCGACTTTGTATAATGTATATCTGACTGAGACGAGCGATGAATGACTTATGTACATGTATGATATCTCTGAGTGAGCCCGCGATGCATTGGGTATGCGTGAACGATGAAAATGTTCCCACAGCACAGTGACAGTCGGAAGCAAAAGCATAAGACAATGAGCCTTCACCTGCTACTCATCGAACAACtatcattcacatcttcACATGAAACATTCGAATGACAGCTCTCATGATGGGTCATCATGGCTCGTACCGCCCCAAAGAGAGCAGCTGTAGCACATTCAGGCCGTACGTATCTTCTAGGACACGTTGCATACCTTCCAAGGCGTCTTTTACTGATGTGTGTTCGATGTTC of the Kwoniella mangroviensis CBS 8507 chromosome 3, whole genome shotgun sequence genome contains:
- a CDS encoding pre-mRNA-splicing factor CWC21; translated protein: MNGGVGLPTARGSGTNGYVSRNTAHLKIRDGPPSGPYGGSRYGGYDEPKGPPVHRAPDQGILEHERKRRIEVKVMELRDELEEKGLDEDAIDEACGTLRSKLSSANLPVPRSRPTDSHSIAAAKEAEMSRMQRALGVSINHVEGKAFQRETEEERAARLAEKEERERARVEAALQREREAEKRKKEWEEKERLRRREEYKRQQEASKPRSRDDSPPRRRRDDSPPRRERDDSPPRRRYRSPSASRSPPPARRRRPPSDSRSPPPRRPRSPSDSRSPAPRRRASPSPPPRAARRYSSSPPRGRLSESRSRSPPPRGARSPDSRSVSPPPRRRRYSSDSRSPPPKRARADSEDTRSRSRSRSVTPRSVRSLTPEPSKKRVDEYTP